ctgcagtgtgtgtgtttgtgtgtgtgttcccggTGACGGAGGAGCGTGTCACCCAGTGGctcatcatgtttttaattaagTCTTTTTTGCACAACAATGAAGCTCTATGGCGCAGAGGTCTGAGCTGTATCAGGCAGCACTTGTTAATAGGATCAGTTCATTGTTCGTTTTGGTCTTTTAATGGGGTTTGTTGACAACAGGAAGGAAATACACGAACTTATCCTTTAATCATAAACATCCCTGGACATCAGCAGCCAATCGCATAACAGTTTTAAGTTTGCCTTCACTCTAGTTACGTTTTAATGAGGATGAATGTTGAAATTTAATGACGTGTAAAGTGTGTGACCGGTTGGTTCTTTTTACCGTGATACTTTGAGTGCATGCTGTATTTCATTCACACAGGCCGTACTAAGTTCTGCCAACCCAAACAATGCAGACTGAAACGCTCAGACGTGATTGTTACCGAGTTGTCTTCAGAGCCTCGAACTGAAATGACCTAAATCCCAAGTCTCCTCATCATGTGATCATGCTGTTTCAGGGCTGCTGTCTGCATCACATGTGGACTGTTGTTCTGATCTCTGTCATCCCCCTTCAGTCTCTGCGGGTCTCTTTCCCTTcgagtcttttcttttccaccGTCCCTCTGTTcccctctgtccttctctttgtgtgtttctgtagaGTCAGAAGAAATTGGAACATGCCCACATTCGACAGCTTGAGCAGAGCCTGCTCCTCGAAAAGTCGAGAGCAGAGAGGCTTCAGAAAGACTTAGAGAAGAGGAGGGTAAAAGCACCAGCCCCCTGCCTGTAGCCGGCGTCCTGTGTGCTTCTGTCTGCTTCCTTGATTGTAGTGTAACTCACAAGCTGCACCGGTTAAGCTCATACTACACCTGCTGTCCGAATGAGCGGCAGATGTAGGAATAATAATCTTTTACAATCAATACAGGTGCAAAGGTCAGTCTGAACTGCAATCTCAGCTTGACCGTGGGTGTGATACACAACCTCTGCCTGCACGGAAGTGTGCAAAACATGCAGATACAAACATACAGATGCCCTTTCGCCTGCACAGCCCGCCCTCCTGTTTTACTAATAGCTGCATAATACGTTTTACAGACAACATTTCAccaacatttcatcatttttcttgttCCAGAAAAGTCTGTGGTTTAATCCAAGAGTGCTAATTTTATAGAAACAGAGCAAAAATCAGTATCAGTCCTGATGCAACAGGTGCTTTTTTATCATCAATACAGCTGTAATTCAGCTGAGATGCTGCCAGTGCTTGAAATTATATTTATTCTGGGAAGATTAAACAGTTTTAACACTCAGGATATCCAgtcaaatcccatgaaaagaccgtCAGTGTGTGAGTTGCCTTCCCTGCCTGTGGCGCTCAGCCTTAAGCTCGCTGTTCCTAATGAAGACATAGATTAAATTATGTGCTTTAActtttaaaaagtctttttcTTAAGCAGCCATTGTAGTTTCTAGAAAGTGTCCCTCCGACAGGAGTAATCTGTGCATTTGTTCGGGACTATTTTCAGTCCCGGATTAATACGCATCAGTCAAAATAAGCTACagggtgtgtgttcagtgcagctcagtgatgtTCCTTTGAGCTCCAGGACACACAGGAATCAGATAAATGAGGCTTTGGATGCAGACAGCACTGATTAATAAGATCAACTCGTTGTtgatttggtcttttcatggggatgttaacaataataaaaacagagaatacTGACAGCCTTATTTTTTAAGTATATGTTGGTATGTGAGGTATTTGGGTGCTCCATGCAGCGTTCTGTGCAGAGTGATTGAACAGATGTGGTGTCAGTAGCGGCCCCTGATGTCCAGCATGTCATTGGTTCCTTCATCGTTTCAGTATTAACGCTCCTCGCTGTCGACGCAGAGCTTCCCCTGAGGCTCACCTCTTATAGGAAACACTCTccgagctgctgcagcttttcacaCGTCTTCTGTTGCAATAACtggtgctttttatttttttttgtttttatattgtgaTTGATCTTTTCATTTAAAGGCTGGCTTTCGGATCAGTTGCCAGCTGCACTGTGAGATGCCAGGACGTGACAACTGAGATAACACCCCTCCATTTTAGCTCTGCAGAGCGCAGCGGATGAATCGCTCCGAGCTCCGCACGACTTTTTTGAGCACTAATGTAATTAGTAACACATGAGAAATTGCTAAATTGTTAATGGGATTCATGACTGATTCTACGATTAATGTTTCAAGACAAATCATTGTGGTAATGTCCATTTAGCATCAGTAGTTGAGTGAAGCAAAGGACGTCCTTTACACCACTTTGACATGCAGCGCTGCACTTCAGAGAGAAAGCCTCTTCAATAATAGACCACAGTATCACAAATCAAACCGTACAAGCTTGTGCTTTCAATTTTCAGGCATCAAAAGATaacaaaacactttgaaacaCTGGATTCCTATATGCAGTAAGGTCTGCTTCTGCCAACAGGGAAGATGCTCTCATGATGCAGTATCCTTGAGGTTGGGTAAGAGAAccaaggtgaaaaaaaagatttgatcTTGTTTTGGCTTTGATCCGCTGCTGAGCTATCTCAATTCTTGACTTCAAATCGACTTCAGATGCTGTCGAGGACATTAACCTTGCATAGGTCTTTTCACTCCCTCGCTCCTGCGTGTTGTGCTGTAATCTGAATGCATTTCAGGCAACGTCTTTGATACGAATCAACTAGTAACTCTGAGGTCTGGTAGATTGTTTTCCCAGATGGTTGAAATTAACATCTGTGCACTGTGCAGCGGATCCTCTCTCAatctcctttttgttttaattggaTACAAGTGTGTGGAGGATGTTTGCAGTGGTGTGTATGCAGTGTCGCCGTGTGGAGGTTTGCTGTCGGCTTTATTATATTTGCTTGGCTGCTTCTAGATGATCAGAGAATGGCtgtgctctcctctcatcttccaCTTCTTTGCACATACAGTGAGCTGCACAAATATTTGGACAGTGACACATTGATCCTTTGGCTCCTTTAGTTTTATTGCCTTGGATGGAAATGATACAGTGACTTTTAAGCGCGGACTGTCAGCTTTAATAAGACGACAGCGATGTTGTGAAATGGGTATAATGGTTTGTTTGGACTTTATGATCTTCTGTGAAATACAACCCGATCGTGGTGCCAGCAGTTTGACGGCACTCCTCAAAAAATAATGAGCAACTATTGTTTGAGCTGCAAGAAAAAGGATCCTGGAATTCAACAACAGGCAAAAGAGTAATTCAGCACAAATAAAGCTGCTCTAACTCATTTTTTATATTAAGAGATTAAATGTGTGGTGCATAAGTGGTTGCTCACAGTGACAAGCAGAGAACGATCGCTGCGCTCTTGTTTCTCGAAGCTCAGAAGAGGCTTTTAGCACCTTTTAaatcacagtttgaaaacactcaatTAACCTCGTTTCCATCAGAAACAGGCAGCTACTTTCAGAGAAGGAGCCCAGATAAACACTGCCTGCAGCAAACTGCAAAGTTAACAACCAGCCAGTGAGTCATAGGGTCACAAGAAACAAACTCCAGGTGAATGCTAGTGCTAACACACTAGCCATATTTCCAGCTTCTTCTgttgcccccaagtggccaaaaaacgAATTGATGAAGCTTTAAAAGTATTTTGGCACGTTAAACTTTTATCTCCACGCAGTCCTCACTTTGATACCTAATGCAGATTTCTGCCATTAATGCAACACAGTGAATGAGCTGTCACCAAAATAAGAGCGTGGACGATCTGGAGCTCCTGTGGGTGCAGCCTCAGTTACATTCATGGTCTCTGCAGGACGGCGAGTTCTTTGTATCCGTCACACCAAAAGCAGTCCTGGTCCACGCACTGGTAATTAATACATTTAGCTTGTTCATTTAATATAGAAAGTTTTAGCAGAAGCTAAGTGTGTCCTGTgaatatgtacatatgtacatgtgACATCTATTACAAAGAAAAGTACACTCGGGAGCCAAATGTTACACAATCTGTCACTGTCCACCTACataatgtgatttatttgtaCAGTTTATTAACTGGAATGCACTTGACCCTCTCCAATCCTTACAAGGACCCTCTGAGGTTTCCCTCTGATTTCCTTTGTCCTGAGGCCTGATTTCTGCTCTTAAAGTCAGTGTCACCTTTTCTTTGGAATGACATCATTCTGTTGCAGGGGCTCCCACCTGTTACGGTAATAAGGTCATTCTTTTGAAAGGCTGACATCTTTCTGTTATGGTAATCGGAAAAACGTCCAGCGGCAGTGATGGATGTCGTTCCTTTCTCATCAGCAAACCACAGTCGAAGAGCAGAGTCGCATCATGCAGCTAGAGGAGGAGCTCAGCCTCCGGAGAGCTGAGATCAAGAACCTCCAGGCTCAGCTCAGAGGATCTGACGCGAGCTCGCAGCAGGCCGACGACGGCGAGGCCGCTCTGGGGTCCGACGCCCAGCCGGAGACCCTCCCCCTGCGCGAGCACTACAAGGAGAGCAGCGAGCTGAAAGAGAAGTACGAGACAGCGTTAGCTGCGAGTCAGCAGGAGGTAGACTCACTGAAGGCGGTGGTGGATAATAAGAACCAGGAGATCAGTGAGATGAAGCAGAAAGTCCAACACGCCACCaaggaaaacatggaaatgatGGACACCTGGAAGGTATGCTGCAATATACACACAGTTCAGAGAACTTTAGCAAGAGCAGGAGTGGAGCTGAAAGAGGTTTTAAAGGCAGAGagctgtatgttttcattaaccTTTACAAATGTGAAAGTTTCCATGATGAAATATTCAGAGGATTTTGAGGCGATTCCCACCAAATGTGCTCAAATAACTGTTTTCCCAAATATAAAACCAATTCAATCTATTATTGCTTCTCACTTTCCTCCGCAGGATAAATTTGACACTTTAGTGAGCGACCACCAGCGAtccctggaggagctgaaggccACATTGAACAGCGATCATGCTGCTCCGGCCGGCCAAGAGCTGGACGCCCAGGAGCTGAGAGCCACTCTGGAGGGCCTCAAGATGGAGCACCAGCTGGAGATGGAGAACCTGAAGGCCAAACATAAGATCGAAGCTGCCATTCTGACCAAGGAACGGGAAGACCTCTGCTCTCGTCTTCAGGAGGCCAAAGACCAGCTGGCTGAGAACAACCAGGCCTGGAGGACTGAGGTAGAGGCTAAGAGCAGCAAGCAGGCCCTGGAGGAGGCCACTGATAAGCTGCAGAAGGCGGAGCAGAGGCTGGCGGAGATGGAGAAGCTTCAGATGGAGCAGGACAAAAGCACAGGGGAGCTGCGGGAGAGACTGGAGCTGTCAGAGAAGAAGATGACGGACTACCAGGCCCTGCAGAAGGCCCAGGCAGAGAGCCAGGAGGAGATCCAGAaactggaggagaagctgagggtGACGGCCAACCAGCTCCAGGCCATCCAGTCAGACCGCTACACGTCCCACGATGCAAATGTGAGTGACGAACGTGATCAGCAACAACCCAGACGTCCACTGGCTGATTAATGTGCTGTCGTGGCTTTGATTTACTCTCCTAACACCTGATCCTTTTCCAGGTGATCGAGGACAATGAAATTTCAGAAGAGAAGATGAAGCTAAAGCAGAATATCGAAGGTATCAATGTCCATTTATTTCAGTATGAACTCCAACTTTATAAAAACAAACCATTCAGAtacttcagctgctctgttgtCCTTCTGTGCTCCATGTTAACCGATGCTGTTATTTTTGAGTAAATAAGTTTTTGGTAGTAATGTCCATTTGTGCATGTGAGGACTGGAGAGAAATCTGTTCTGTCTCCTTCAGTTTGTCAACTGTAAGCCATTTAAAGGAGGACTTTGACATTCTGGGAAATCCTGCAAAATGTCACGTCTCAGATTGTCCAACTTTTGCTTTCAGGGAAACCAAAGTTACTGTTCTTGGCCAGGAAATATTCACATAAACCACCAAGAAACAGCAAATTGTCGTTTTTACTCTAACTGTCCCCTTAAGAGAAGCCAAACAATTGTGGTGACTAAACTAAAATTAAGACCAGATCAGTCGTGAGACTAGAATGTGTTCATAGAGGGTAAATCCAAACTGATCAGCTCTTACTCATAATTCAGGCTCAAAGTAACAGATtcatacagtaacacacagagaTGATATTTAACTTAAACCTGCAGCGTTCACTTTACACGCTTTGCTGCATTTAATGTGGCTTCACTCACActcgctgctgctctgcttttcctcAGAAACAATGGAGAAGTtgctgaaaagggaaaaagaggtGTCGACTCTCACATCCCAGGTTGAAGCCCTCAAGTCCCAGATGGGAGGTAAATGTCGCTTTCCAGAACAAGTCGGCCATCTTTGTGTCTGTGGAGAGATCATGCCCGCTCACAGTGACAGCGCTCATAAAACAGTGCAGCCTGTAGGGGGACTGTAGCGCTCCAGCAGGTCACGTTTCCTTCACAGTGTTAAAACAAGGCTAAGTTTGCTGTTGGCTGAAGCGCCCATCAGCCAAATTAGGCCGTGCTTAGGAAAAACATGACATATTTCTCAATCTCTAAATTCTTTATCAGTGTCACATTTCGATAATGACCTTCATTAGTGTCATCCTCTCTCGGTGCGGTGCTCCTGTATGTGTCGTGACTGCAggcttcactttgttttccaCAGTCGTGCTGAGTTCACGCCGCGGCGGATCGTGTTCGTCTTCGCCGTTACATTCTTTGATCATCGCTGCAAAATCAGTCGAGCGGCTGTCTTTTGAAAACTTTAAGTTCCTTCACATCAAAaggaacacaaaaacacacttcatgtGGTTCAGATAATCAAAATGACACACTTTGAAGAACAGATTATGAATAatttaaaaggagaaaagaacaaTATGAGACACAGAGTGAAGAATAGTTTCATTACTGTTCTCTGCTCTAAAATTTGAATTCTGTTAATTGATTGTTATCAGTTTATGAGGCTTCAGGAGTCTGAAGACAAATCAAGTGATATTTTCCAAAGTTAGTCTTTTCAGCACGAAGttccctgtttgtgtttcccttcACATTGATGACTTGCAGAGCTCCAGTGGAAGAATGGTAACACAAATTTAGAGTTTCATACCAAAAAGGCTGTAACTTTGGAAAATACCTGCTTGATTTAACTAAGTGACGCTGCTTCAGATAAACTTCGGGATGCTTTCTGACACACTCGACAtagttaaatggtttctttttttgcctGCTTTGATCgttttattgttgatgtacaattggggtgttttattttgaaaatttactggaTTCTTTGCACCGTTCATGTGttccttcctgtctgactcGATCCGCTCTGTGCTGATTGACGAAAAAACTAcgtcttttgttgttgttttgattgagaggCCCCTTGTGGCAGCAATGACACACTGCGCCTTTAAAGTAAAGCGTTAGAGAGTATTATATTTCAAATCTTTGTAAATGATTACAACTGTTTTACATGATTATCAGCTGTGTATACACCAAATATTGATGCTTCAAAGGAGGAGTTAGAGTTGTTGAGAGGCacatgctttttttaaaaaattttttttaacataataacattataaatgctaatcacagaaaaaaatgcttttttttcctgtacaCCAGCACTGGAGAGCAAAGTCCGCTCAGGGGAAAAGAAAGCCGAAGCCCTGGTCAAGGAGAAGATGCGtgtggaggcagagctggagtcCATGACCAAGAAGTCCCACGATGCCTCTGGACAGCTTGTCCACATCAgccaggagctgctgaagaaaGAGAGGTATGAAGACGAGGCTGTGTTGACTTTACAGCCAGCCTGCAGCCCAAAACACATCATATTATCAATTTACTAATGGACAGATACACACGGTTTGTATCGATCTGACTGCATGTGGTGTCAGCTGAACAGTGTTATTTGAATCATCCTTTTGTAAAGTTCCATCTGCTTCACCAGGTTTTATTCTGCACTGCCGCAGTAAATAACAGTCCATGTTAAAACAGACTTTCAAAGAGTAATACAACGCAATTAactgcacaaacatgcagtgaGATGAAGGAGCTCAGCGGCTGCAGTGGAGGAGACTTCCAGTTTCACAGCGGTGGACAAGCAGAAACAGCCAGAACTTCATTATGAATATTCCACTTAACACTGTTAATGTGTGATTACTTATTAATCCCACCCCCCCTCACTTGGCTTAGCAGTGGAGGTGCCGACTGTGGGATTCAgacaaaatatcagaaatacACTGTGGGGTATAATTATAGGGCTTAATTATGTGATCAGTTAAAAGTGAGATGCTGTTGGATGAAAGTCAAGAAATACAATACTGATAAAGAGAATATTCAGGagtattttaaaaatatgataCTGATGTTAGAGAGGAGGACGAGCTGCTCATTCACCAATCACAGGGTTGATGTGTTGACGTCTAGCTCTTCCCCTCCAGGCGATGAAGCCTCTGTGTGCAAGACGCTCAACCCCGAATGGCTCCGAATGGTCATGCCAGCACcttgtcatcagtgtgtgtgtgtgtgtgtgtgtgtgtgtgtgtgtgtgtgtgagtgtgagaacCAAGTTGTAAAATGCTTGATGTATAAAAGCACTTAAAATGTAGAAATGCGGCTGTTTTCCATGCAGTCGTGCTGAATGATAGAACACATCTGCTGCACTGATGACAAACATGAGACATAATcaataacacattttacatttaggTGCTTTGCTTGCACTGGTTTACTAAACGTTACAGTGTGGTGAACACATTTCATCATAATTTAAAGCAGTTTTTAGTAGTTTTTTTGAGCAGGAAGATGCTGAAATGAGAGTtgaagggaactgcagagttgggtgataaCTCCTTTTCACATTACACTTTCTTAATGTGAAGGTGCAGCTTTGAAACGATGGACTGAGTGTTCCTCCTCAGatttctgtcagcagctgcaggtaaTTATTTTTGTTCTTGTGGCTGATGGATCACAGTGGTGTAGCTGGAATGGAAGGCTCAGGGACAACCAGCAGCTCATTATTTTAAGTTAGCTCCACCTTTTCAGTCTCGTTACTGTCAGCTTTGCACATAATGCCGCTGGTCTTTCGTCCAGCACTGAACATTTTACCACACTGACGTGAAACTCGGAGTCTCTGGCTCTTTTCTTATTGAGTTTATGGAGCAGCCAGCGGAGGGAAACAACAAAGACCTGCCAGACGTTCACCTCTCACAGATTGCATTTTTAGTTGTTTCTGGCACACTTCTCACCAACCTCCCAAGACCGTTTCTGTTGCTTAAGATCAAGCTGCCAAATCTGGCTGCAGTCAGTAAAAGTCTAATAATCGAGGTCGTTATTTAACCACCGAGCGTAAAGAGAAAGTTGTCAGAGTACCGCTGCAGACGTGCAGAGCTTTATTAAACAGgatgttgctgtgtttcaccacacattcacattcagacTGTGCGTTTTTCTGTCGTGCTGCAGGAACTCAACAGATTGGTCTAATTGCATTACATTATTGGCTATCTTACATTATGCAACTCTTACATTATTGGTGGTTACAAGGCACTAAAAATCAGTGCCTCTGGCTATAGCAGAATATGTTTCTGTGCAATTACATTGCATGCAATAAAAGTATATATTCCatccactgaaaaacagcagtggGTGTCCCCTTGAGGTAGTGTTATTGGATGGTAGCATCATTAGCTTCTTTAATGTTCCTGCAGCTACTTCAGTCTGTGACATGCTTTTAGGAAAACAAACTAATACATTTGCTCAAGAAGGTCAATTGTGAGCATTGTTACACGTGTTTATCTTGAACGCTTACAAGACAAATCAGAAAAGCCAATTACAAGCAAGTCACGTGGTAGAAGGAATGATGATGGGTAGCACGTCTGAGGCACaagcagtgaaggaggaggaggagtgtatCATCGGCGAGGTGGAGGACGTTGCTTCAGTAATGAAAAATCAGACAGTCTTTTCACTTTGCTTGGAACAGCATGacagctgcttatttacacacCCTCCATCCCTTTCACATAACACATTATCATCTGATGCATCGTTAAAATAGAAATTATTGATTCGAGCTGCTTGAGAAGATGGAAGGTCTGGCCGGAGGGACTTCTTATAAAGAAGGAAGTGATGCTTCAGATGAGGTGCACAAATGAGCATACAGCACTTTACATTAAACCAGCTAACCTCTTTGCGTAACGTGGTGTCCTGTTTACAGAAAACTCTTCCCTGTATATACGTGGTGCTATGATATTAGCATGCAGGCAAACAGCCAAACACCAGCTCATGCCAAAATGCACAGACAGTTTGACTGTTGCAGTGGGGCATCCATCCACCAGCCACTTTGATATGTATGGAGATGAGGCCGCCTCCACAATCCCCACTGGCCAGACTGGCTAACATTATTCACATAATGGACTGGTAAGCTTTTAAATGATAATGACCTTTGTGCAGTGCCTAGGCAGATGTACGACTCATATAATCTTTGACAGCAAAACTGCACTGCTTCTCTCTCATTATTGCACTTTGGAGCAGTGGAGTTCAGAGCAAGTCACCGCAGCACTGCAGGCCAGAAGAACATTTGTGGAAAATCGGTTCTGTTTTGTTAGGATTACCAAACACTGAAGGCTTCTCTGTTTGGTTTTCCCTCTACTTGTTTCATTCCAGGAGTCTGAATGAGCTGAGGGTGTTACTCCTGGAGTCGCATCGCCATTCACGGGACATGGAGAAAGACCTGAACCGGGAAGTGCACAAGGCCGAGTGGAGGGTGAAGGAGCAGAAGCTTCAGGAGGACATCAAGACCCTGCGCGAGAAACTGCTTCTCCTGGTGAGAAGAAGGACTTTGATTATGAGCTCACGCTGCCCTGAAGTTACTCGTGTTCTGTCCCCATTCtagatgttttgttgttgtttttaagcgTTTTGATGCTGTTCAAGCAGTAGTTTcaggacattttgggaaattgcTTATGCTGAGCTAAACTAATCACCTCCTGGTTCATATCGAACGGATAAAGGGTGCTATCGAGCCTCTCATCAAACTCTCGGCGTGAAAGTGAATAAgtgaatttcccaaaatatcaaactgttcTTACTAGGAAGATGATTGACTATCATGAGGTGTTACAGGAGCCTCATAAAAGAGCCCATGCCTTGTTGCCCATCATGTTTGTGGTCCCCAAACCAAGTCAAGATAAACCCGATGACATCACCagactgatgacatcaccaggcTGATGACATCGCCAGGCTGATGACATCGCCAGGGTTACTGAATGATTTAACAGCCAGCATTGGCTCTTATCCTCCTGCCTTGTGTGCACGTTAGGGTCGGGAACGGTCCTCACCTGACCACCGGCGGTACTCCATGCTGGACCCCTCGGTCCTGGACTCAGAGGTGAGCCGCCTCCGCCAGCGGCTGCTCAGCACGGAGGACGCCCTGAGGAACGCCTTGGAACACAACCAGCAGGTCGACCAGCTGGTGCAGGCCATGCGCAAGCATCCAGACAAAAGCCCGGTAAAACTGAGAAGAAACTTAATTTTAAATTAATAATATGCACAAACTTCTTattaataagaataataatcaATAGAACTGTAAATGAGAAGCCACCaccagctagcttagcttagcacaaactCTGCTTCGCTGCGCAGACATGAAGCGGTATCACTCTGTATCAATAGATGTGATTCccaaaaatgtcagaatggtcctttaattttaatttcactgaCATTGTTTTTCAGGCGCACGGTGCGAATTCAGCCAATGGAATTCATCATCAGGAGTCCGACAGTCCTCAAGATGTTGGTACTCTTTCATTGTTTCTTGAAGCATCATGGATGTGGTGATATTATCAACACCTCTCGGTGCTAAGACGTCTTATTTTTGGCTTTTCAGGAACAACACTGATATGAGCAGAAGAGATAAGCCTGAACTGGCGACGTGCAGAGGTACTCCTTAAAGAAACGCTCGTCCGACATTTCTCCCGATCCTGCGACGGACGCCTGAAGAACTTTTCAGTTTACAGTTAATACCAAAACAGCGAATCTCTATCTCGAGTgaatttatgtgtttgttgcaGAAAGCACCTATTAGCCAATCATGAAGACCGCTTAAAGTACTATAAAATATAACAGGAAACGGGACATGGACATGAAGAGATATTATCGGTACAGCTCCCGAGAACACAGTACGGCAACTTTTGATGCTTTACCGTAGTTAGAAAGTTTGAAGTTGCCGGGAACTCTGTGACAATTCAGAAGTTTGATCCGGAAGGCAAATCGGCTGATGGACGATGACGTGAAGAACCGGGTCTCAGtcgctttgtttgttttatttattacttttactttgcTCCTCAGCTTTGTAATAATCCTCTATGGATACGCTGTCATGGCCAGTGATACTCAGAGCAACTCCTCAAGG
Above is a window of Chaetodon auriga isolate fChaAug3 chromosome 15, fChaAug3.hap1, whole genome shotgun sequence DNA encoding:
- the clip2 gene encoding CAP-Gly domain-containing linker protein 2 isoform X1, yielding MNMLKSSGLKIPGRGPKHSSPVGRTSAGGTSSPVVPKDNCPLKPTTPTKISEEGDDVLGDYTVGEQVWVNGVKPGVIAYLGETQFAPGQWAGVILNDLVGKNDGSVGGVRYFECQPLQGIFTRPSKLTRQPVGEGSDSHSTDSISAQNQTQQGGGAPSGQRVVVPLREGLLNSAVKTGNESGSNMSDSGSVKKGGDKDLRVGDRVLVGGSKMGVIRYMGETDFAKGEWCGVELDEPLGKNDGAVAGTRYFQCLPKFGLFAPIHKVIRIGFPSTSPAKAKKSKRVAMGVSSLAHSPSSSSISSVSSVASSVGGRPSRAGLLTETSSRYARKISGTTALQEALKEKQQHIEQLLAERDMERAEMAKATSHICEVEKELSILKTQHMQYVTENEGTLQQVKALLASTQKDKLELANQLEEEKRKVEDLQFRVEEESITKGDLESQKKLEHAHIRQLEQSLLLEKSRAERLQKDLEKRRQTTVEEQSRIMQLEEELSLRRAEIKNLQAQLRGSDASSQQADDGEAALGSDAQPETLPLREHYKESSELKEKYETALAASQQEVDSLKAVVDNKNQEISEMKQKVQHATKENMEMMDTWKDKFDTLVSDHQRSLEELKATLNSDHAAPAGQELDAQELRATLEGLKMEHQLEMENLKAKHKIEAAILTKEREDLCSRLQEAKDQLAENNQAWRTEVEAKSSKQALEEATDKLQKAEQRLAEMEKLQMEQDKSTGELRERLELSEKKMTDYQALQKAQAESQEEIQKLEEKLRVTANQLQAIQSDRYTSHDANVIEDNEISEEKMKLKQNIEETMEKLLKREKEVSTLTSQVEALKSQMGALESKVRSGEKKAEALVKEKMRVEAELESMTKKSHDASGQLVHISQELLKKERSLNELRVLLLESHRHSRDMEKDLNREVHKAEWRVKEQKLQEDIKTLREKLLLLGRERSSPDHRRYSMLDPSVLDSEVSRLRQRLLSTEDALRNALEHNQQVDQLVQAMRKHPDKSPAHGANSANGIHHQESDSPQDVGTTLI
- the clip2 gene encoding CAP-Gly domain-containing linker protein 2 isoform X2, whose translation is MNMLKSSGLKIPGRGPKHSSPVGRTSAGGTSSPVVPKDNCPLKPTTPTKISEEGDDVLGDYTVGEQVWVNGVKPGVIAYLGETQFAPGQWAGVILNDLVGKNDGSVGGVRYFECQPLQGIFTRPSKLTRQPVGEGSDSHSTDSISAQNQTQQGGGAPSGQRVVVPLREGLLNSAVKTGNESGSNMSDSGSVKKGGDKDLRVGDRVLVGGSKMGVIRYMGETDFAKGEWCGVELDEPLGKNDGAVAGTRYFQCLPKFGLFAPIHKVIRIGFPSTSPAKAKKSKRVAMGVSSLAHSPSSSSISSVSSVASSVGGRPSRAGLLTETSSRYARKISGTTALQEALKEKQQHIEQLLAERDMERAEMAKATSHICEVEKELSILKTQHMQYVTENEGTLQQVKALLASTQKDKLELANQLEEEKRKVEDLQFRVEEESITKGDLESQKKLEHAHIRQLEQSLLLEKSRAERLQKDLEKRRQTTVEEQSRIMQLEEELSLRRAEIKNLQAQLRGSDASSQQADDGEAALGSDAQPETLPLREHYKESSELKEKYETALAASQQEVDSLKAVVDNKNQEISEMKQKVQHATKENMEMMDTWKDKFDTLVSDHQRSLEELKATLNSDHAAPAGQELDAQELRATLEGLKMEHQLEMENLKAKHKIEAAILTKEREDLCSRLQEAKDQLAENNQAWRTEVEAKSSKQALEEATDKLQKAEQRLAEMEKLQMEQDKSTGELRERLELSEKKMTDYQALQKAQAESQEEIQKLEEKLRVTANQLQAIQSDRYTSHDANVIEDNEISEEKMKLKQNIEETMEKLLKREKEVSTLTSQVEALKSQMGALESKVRSGEKKAEALVKEKMRVEAELESMTKKSHDASGQLVHISQELLKKERSLNELRVLLLESHRHSRDMEKDLNREVHKAEWRVKEQKLQEDIKTLREKLLLLGRERSSPDHRRYSMLDPSVLDSEVSRLRQRLLSTEDALRNALEHNQQVDQLVQAMRKHPDKSPAHGANSANGIHHQESDSPQDEQH
- the clip2 gene encoding CAP-Gly domain-containing linker protein 2 isoform X3; translation: MNMLKSSGLKIPGRGPKHSSPVGRTSAGGTSSPVVPKDNCPLKPTTPTKISEEGDDVLGDYTVGEQVWVNGVKPGVIAYLGETQFAPGQWAGVILNDLVGKNDGSVGGVRYFECQPLQGIFTRPSKLTRQPVGEGSDSHSTDSISAQNQTQQGGGAPSGQRVVVPLREGLLNSAVKTGNESGSNMSDSGSVKKGGDKDLRVGDRVLVGGSKMGVIRYMGETDFAKGEWCGVELDEPLGKNDGAVAGTRYFQCLPKFGLFAPIHKVIRIGFPSTSPAKAKKSKRVAMGVSSLAHSPSSSSISSVSSVASSVGGRPSRAGLLTETSSRYARKISGTTALQEALKEKQQHIEQLLAERDMERAEMAKATSHICEVEKELSILKTQHMQYVTENEGTLQQVKALLASTQKDKLELANQLEEEKRKVEDLQFRVEEESITKGDLEGRCSHDAVSLRLGKRTKQTTVEEQSRIMQLEEELSLRRAEIKNLQAQLRGSDASSQQADDGEAALGSDAQPETLPLREHYKESSELKEKYETALAASQQEVDSLKAVVDNKNQEISEMKQKVQHATKENMEMMDTWKDKFDTLVSDHQRSLEELKATLNSDHAAPAGQELDAQELRATLEGLKMEHQLEMENLKAKHKIEAAILTKEREDLCSRLQEAKDQLAENNQAWRTEVEAKSSKQALEEATDKLQKAEQRLAEMEKLQMEQDKSTGELRERLELSEKKMTDYQALQKAQAESQEEIQKLEEKLRVTANQLQAIQSDRYTSHDANVIEDNEISEEKMKLKQNIEETMEKLLKREKEVSTLTSQVEALKSQMGALESKVRSGEKKAEALVKEKMRVEAELESMTKKSHDASGQLVHISQELLKKERSLNELRVLLLESHRHSRDMEKDLNREVHKAEWRVKEQKLQEDIKTLREKLLLLGRERSSPDHRRYSMLDPSVLDSEVSRLRQRLLSTEDALRNALEHNQQVDQLVQAMRKHPDKSPAHGANSANGIHHQESDSPQDVGTTLI